In Gimesia benthica, a single window of DNA contains:
- a CDS encoding sulfatase family protein, which translates to MLNLLALICLLSGLFSNPLSAAESNRKPNFIVIFCDNLGYGDIEPFGSTVNRTPCLNRMAREGRKFTHFCVTAGVCTPSRASIMTGCYSQRVGMHWNPRDGQVLRPISPYGLNPEEVTVAEVLKQKGYKTGMIGKWHLGDQPPFLPTKQGFDYFYGIPYSDDMTQAVGQRLGDRLDGKNWPPLPVMLNDTVIRAGVDRNLLTKDYTEKAVEFIEQNKDEPFFLYFPQAMPGSTSKPFASDAFRGKSKNGPWGDSIEELDWSTGQLLDKLVELGIDDNTLVVWTSDNGSPMARDMNSTERGTNKPLHGRGYTTSEGAFRVPTIMWWPGRVPADTVCTELATTMDLLPTFADLAGAKVPADRIIDGHDIQPLIFGKEGAKSPYDAFYYYAMDQLQAVRKGPWKLFVPLKEFSRHPHFKKGEGSQPLLFNVVTDISCEHNVADQHPEIVKELQALAEKGRADLGDTDRPGANQRKAAHIENPVPPTLKTTSTK; encoded by the coding sequence CTGTTGAATCTGCTCGCCCTGATCTGTCTGCTGTCTGGACTTTTCTCCAATCCTCTGTCTGCTGCGGAGTCCAACCGGAAGCCCAACTTCATCGTCATCTTTTGCGACAACCTGGGCTACGGCGATATCGAACCTTTCGGCTCGACCGTCAATCGGACTCCCTGCTTAAACCGCATGGCACGCGAAGGACGCAAATTCACACACTTCTGTGTGACCGCAGGTGTCTGCACTCCTTCACGGGCCTCCATTATGACCGGCTGTTACTCACAGCGGGTCGGCATGCACTGGAATCCCCGCGACGGACAGGTACTGCGCCCGATCTCTCCCTATGGTCTGAATCCTGAAGAAGTCACAGTTGCCGAAGTCCTGAAGCAGAAAGGCTACAAGACCGGCATGATCGGGAAATGGCACCTCGGAGATCAGCCCCCTTTTCTCCCCACCAAACAGGGCTTCGATTATTTCTATGGCATTCCCTACAGCGATGACATGACCCAGGCCGTCGGACAGCGACTCGGCGATCGCCTGGATGGCAAAAACTGGCCTCCCCTGCCCGTCATGCTGAACGATACCGTCATCAGAGCGGGCGTCGATCGTAATCTGCTCACCAAAGACTACACCGAAAAAGCGGTCGAGTTTATTGAACAAAACAAAGACGAGCCCTTCTTCCTCTATTTCCCACAGGCCATGCCCGGCAGTACCAGCAAACCGTTCGCCAGTGATGCCTTCCGGGGCAAAAGTAAAAATGGCCCCTGGGGAGACAGCATCGAAGAACTCGACTGGTCGACCGGACAACTGCTCGACAAACTCGTAGAGCTGGGCATTGATGACAACACGCTCGTCGTCTGGACATCAGACAATGGCTCTCCCATGGCCCGGGACATGAACAGCACCGAACGGGGAACCAACAAACCACTGCACGGTCGCGGCTACACTACTTCGGAAGGAGCCTTCCGCGTCCCCACCATCATGTGGTGGCCGGGCCGCGTTCCCGCCGACACTGTCTGTACCGAACTGGCAACCACCATGGACCTGCTCCCCACTTTCGCCGACCTGGCAGGCGCCAAAGTACCCGCCGATCGCATCATCGACGGACACGATATCCAACCGCTGATCTTTGGCAAAGAGGGCGCGAAAAGCCCCTACGATGCCTTCTACTATTACGCGATGGATCAGTTACAGGCCGTTCGCAAAGGGCCCTGGAAACTGTTTGTGCCACTCAAAGAATTCAGTCGGCACCCGCACTTCAAAAAAGGAGAAGGCTCTCAGCCACTCCTGTTTAACGTAGTCACCGATATCAGCTGCGAGCACAATGTCGCTGACCAGCATCCGGAGATCGTCAAAGAACTGCAGGCCCTCGCCGAAAAGGGACGTGCCGACCTGGGAGACACCGATCGCCCCGGTGCCAATCAGCGCAAAGCGGCGCACATTGAAAATCCGGTACCCCCGAC